The Providencia rettgeri genome includes a window with the following:
- the fadR gene encoding Fatty acid metabolism regulator protein, whose amino-acid sequence MTIWYDLPNIRLNVWNNKNMVIKAQSPAGFAEEYIIESIWNNRFPPGSILPAERELSELIGVTRTTLREVLQRLARDGWLTIQHGKPTKVNNYWETSGLNILETLARLDHDRVPQLIDNLLAVRTNIAAIFIRTAFRNNPEQSLEVLAGREKVEDNSDAFSDLDYNVFRGLAFASGNPIYGLIINGLKGLYTRVGRYYFSNPDARRLALNFYQQLANLCREQAYDRIMECVRNYGKESGTIWHSMQGNMPSDLAHIR is encoded by the coding sequence ATGACAATCTGGTATGATTTGCCCAATATCCGTCTAAATGTTTGGAATAATAAAAATATGGTTATTAAAGCTCAAAGTCCGGCTGGTTTCGCGGAAGAGTATATTATTGAGAGCATATGGAACAACCGCTTTCCACCAGGTTCAATTTTACCCGCGGAGCGCGAGCTCTCGGAATTAATCGGTGTGACACGAACAACCTTACGTGAAGTGTTACAACGTTTGGCTCGTGACGGCTGGCTAACCATTCAGCATGGTAAGCCAACTAAAGTGAATAACTATTGGGAAACGTCTGGCCTAAATATTTTGGAGACATTAGCTCGGTTAGATCACGATAGAGTGCCACAGCTAATTGATAATCTCTTGGCTGTACGTACCAATATCGCTGCAATTTTTATTCGTACTGCATTTCGTAACAACCCTGAGCAGTCATTGGAGGTTTTAGCGGGTAGGGAAAAAGTTGAAGATAATTCAGATGCCTTTAGTGATTTGGATTATAACGTGTTCCGTGGGCTGGCTTTTGCATCAGGTAATCCCATCTATGGATTGATCATTAATGGCCTCAAGGGGCTCTACACAAGGGTAGGCCGTTATTATTTTTCTAACCCAGATGCGAGGCGTTTAGCGCTGAACTTTTATCAGCAACTGGCTAATTTGTGTCGTGAACAAGCTTATGACCGTATTATGGAATGTGTCAGAAATTATGGTAAGGAAAGTGGCACTATTTGGCATAGTATGCAAGGTAATATGCCTAGCGACTTAGCACACATCCGCTAA
- the yeaD gene encoding Putative glucose-6-phosphate 1-epimerase gives MHDKLFALPVIKQVSAYITQRQLDELPLIVISHPKVRGAVSLQGAQLIDWQPAGQKPCLWLSSESAFKEGVAIRGGIPICWPWFGPVASPSHGFARILPWQFTAHNEHEDGVILTFTLTDTDYTRKLWPHEFTLILRMKLGETCELELESYGDFETTAALHSYFNISDIQKATVYGLGGHYFDKVADKEVYANEPLKFNKHTDRIYSEPDEYSLLRDDGWARTIEIHHYHNSDVVCWNPWAELSCSMDDMPNNGYKQMACVETARINVPMKSEAQHPARLSLVIVSRDNKPQD, from the coding sequence ATGCACGACAAACTTTTTGCACTACCAGTCATTAAACAAGTCTCTGCTTACATCACTCAACGCCAACTCGACGAGCTTCCACTCATTGTCATCTCGCATCCTAAGGTGCGTGGGGCCGTCAGTTTACAAGGTGCTCAACTTATTGATTGGCAACCCGCAGGGCAAAAACCTTGCTTATGGCTAAGTTCAGAAAGTGCTTTTAAAGAAGGTGTTGCAATCCGCGGTGGCATCCCTATTTGTTGGCCTTGGTTCGGCCCTGTTGCTAGTCCTAGCCATGGTTTTGCGCGAATTTTACCTTGGCAATTCACCGCACATAATGAGCATGAAGATGGTGTTATTTTAACCTTCACATTAACGGATACCGACTATACCCGTAAATTATGGCCCCATGAGTTCACTCTGATCCTCCGTATGAAACTCGGTGAAACATGTGAACTTGAACTAGAAAGTTATGGAGATTTCGAAACTACTGCCGCACTGCATAGTTATTTCAATATCAGTGATATTCAAAAAGCCACCGTCTATGGGTTAGGCGGTCACTACTTCGATAAAGTCGCAGATAAAGAAGTTTATGCCAATGAACCCCTCAAATTTAATAAACATACTGACCGTATTTATTCAGAACCGGATGAATATAGCCTATTACGTGATGATGGATGGGCTCGTACAATAGAAATTCATCATTACCATAATAGTGATGTTGTCTGTTGGAACCCTTGGGCAGAGTTATCATGCAGTATGGACGATATGCCAAATAATGGGTACAAACAAATGGCTTGTGTAGAAACGGCAAGGATTAATGTCCCAATGAAAAGTGAGGCACAGCACCCTGCTCGCCTTTCATTAGTGATAGTCAGCCGCGATAATAAACCGCAAGATTAA
- the dadX gene encoding Alanine racemase, catabolic has translation MPRPISAVIHLQNLQHNLSVVRQHVGKSKIWSVMKADGYGHGIKQIWPALKETDGFGVLDFDEAILLRKEGWKGPILLLEGFFQPQDLQLIDQYNLTTSVHSEWQLFAIENAQLSSPISVYIKLNSGMNRLGFSPNDYESVVRRLSKMPNVRSLTLMSHFANSDIKTGVIEPFQQIQQFEHLSLETCIANSGATLWHKHTQYDWVRTGILLYGASPSGKSTDISGLGLKAAMTLQSEVIAIHEIPAGQSIGYGSRFTSTQPMRIATVACGYADGYPRHAANRTPVWCKGKRCALLGAVSMDMLTIDISDCDDVKLGERVEMWGQNLPVDEVAQAAGTIGYELLCALAKRVPVSYENKVE, from the coding sequence ATGCCGCGCCCAATAAGTGCTGTCATTCATCTACAGAATTTACAACATAATTTGTCTGTCGTACGGCAACATGTTGGAAAATCAAAAATTTGGTCAGTTATGAAAGCAGACGGTTATGGTCACGGCATCAAGCAAATTTGGCCTGCGCTAAAAGAAACGGATGGCTTTGGGGTATTAGATTTTGATGAGGCCATTTTATTGCGAAAAGAAGGGTGGAAAGGGCCAATTCTATTGTTAGAGGGTTTTTTCCAGCCTCAAGATTTACAATTAATTGACCAGTATAATTTAACAACTAGTGTTCATAGTGAGTGGCAATTATTCGCCATTGAAAATGCCCAATTATCATCACCAATTTCAGTCTATATTAAGCTAAACAGTGGGATGAATCGGTTAGGTTTTTCACCGAACGATTACGAAAGTGTCGTACGACGGTTATCTAAAATGCCGAATGTACGTAGTTTAACGTTAATGAGCCACTTTGCTAATTCAGATATCAAAACAGGCGTTATTGAGCCTTTTCAACAAATCCAGCAATTTGAACATTTATCTTTAGAAACCTGTATCGCAAACTCAGGAGCAACACTGTGGCATAAACACACGCAATATGATTGGGTTCGTACGGGTATTTTGCTGTATGGTGCGTCTCCAAGTGGAAAATCTACTGATATATCTGGGTTAGGCTTGAAAGCGGCGATGACATTACAATCAGAAGTGATTGCTATCCATGAAATTCCAGCAGGTCAATCAATTGGTTATGGTAGTCGGTTTACATCGACTCAACCGATGCGTATTGCGACAGTGGCGTGTGGTTATGCAGATGGCTATCCTCGGCATGCTGCAAATAGAACGCCTGTATGGTGTAAAGGTAAACGTTGTGCGCTATTGGGAGCGGTTTCGATGGATATGCTGACAATTGACATTAGTGATTGTGACGATGTTAAGCTTGGTGAGCGAGTAGAGATGTGGGGGCAAAATTTACCGGTTGATGAGGTTGCGCAAGCCGCGGGGACAATAGGTTATGAGCTACTTTGTGCGCTTGCAAAAAGAGTTCCTGTTTCTTATGAAAATAAAGTAGAATAA
- the soxB_1 gene encoding Sarcosine oxidase subunit beta translates to MKILVLGAGVIGVTTAWYLAQEGHEVLVVDRQYDVAEETSAANAGQVSPGYATPWGAPGIPLKAVKWMFEKHAPLAIRPDGTLFQLRWMWQMLKNCDIQHYAMNKSRMVRIAEYSRDCIRQLRADTGIEYEARQGGTLQLFRTTEQFDNAANDIAVLQQEGVPYELLASNELVKAEPALEFVKHKLTGGLRLPNDETGDCQQFTKKLAKMAQNAGVQFKFGGHVEQILTEGNKVSGIKIDGEILQADRYVVAMGSYSTSMLQTLVQIPVYPLKGYSLTMPIIDEQRSPMSTILDETYKIAVTRFDQRIRVGGMAEVVGFNLNILKKRCETLKMVVQDLYQGGGDIAQAQFWTGLRPMTPDGTPIVGPTAYGNLYLNTGHGTLGWTMACGAGKLLADLISGNTPEIASDDLSVFRYLDGFNTKLTTHGDLTPAR, encoded by the coding sequence ATGAAAATTCTAGTGTTAGGTGCAGGAGTGATCGGTGTAACAACAGCATGGTATTTAGCACAAGAAGGGCACGAAGTGCTGGTGGTGGATAGACAATATGATGTTGCAGAAGAAACAAGTGCAGCAAATGCAGGGCAAGTATCCCCTGGATATGCAACCCCATGGGGAGCTCCCGGGATCCCCCTTAAAGCCGTGAAATGGATGTTTGAAAAACATGCACCTCTGGCGATACGCCCAGATGGAACGTTATTTCAGTTGCGCTGGATGTGGCAGATGTTAAAAAATTGCGATATTCAACATTATGCAATGAATAAAAGTCGTATGGTACGTATCGCCGAATACAGTCGCGATTGTATTCGCCAATTAAGAGCAGATACAGGTATCGAATATGAAGCTCGTCAGGGTGGTACCTTACAGCTTTTTCGTACTACTGAGCAGTTCGATAATGCAGCGAATGACATTGCAGTCTTACAGCAAGAAGGTGTTCCGTACGAACTATTAGCATCAAATGAATTAGTTAAAGCGGAACCTGCGTTAGAATTTGTCAAACACAAGCTCACCGGTGGGCTGCGATTACCCAATGATGAAACAGGGGATTGCCAGCAATTTACCAAAAAATTGGCAAAGATGGCACAAAATGCTGGAGTTCAATTCAAATTTGGTGGCCATGTAGAACAGATTTTAACAGAAGGAAATAAAGTTAGTGGCATTAAAATTGATGGTGAAATTTTGCAAGCGGACAGATATGTCGTTGCAATGGGCTCTTATTCTACTTCAATGCTACAAACCCTAGTTCAAATTCCGGTCTATCCACTCAAAGGCTATTCATTGACTATGCCAATTATCGATGAACAGCGTTCCCCAATGTCCACCATCTTGGATGAAACATACAAAATTGCAGTAACGCGGTTTGATCAGCGCATTCGAGTTGGTGGAATGGCTGAAGTTGTTGGTTTTAATTTGAATATTCTGAAAAAACGCTGCGAAACATTGAAAATGGTGGTACAAGATTTGTATCAAGGCGGTGGTGATATTGCACAAGCACAATTTTGGACGGGCCTGCGTCCAATGACACCAGATGGTACTCCAATAGTTGGGCCGACAGCATACGGTAATTTATATTTAAATACTGGGCATGGGACACTGGGTTGGACAATGGCTTGTGGTGCAGGGAAACTGCTGGCAGATTTAATTTCAGGGAATACACCGGAGATAGCGTCTGATGATTTATCGGTATTTAGGTATCTTGATGGTTTTAATACCAAGCTGACTACTCATGGTGATTTAACACCAGCACGTTAA
- the msrB gene encoding Peptide methionine sulfoxide reductase MsrB, with amino-acid sequence MSKKDNQPIDISELNEMQRYVTQQAGTEPPFSGQLLHNRKDGVYECLCCGSPLFMSETKFDAGCGWPSFYQPVNEEAIKYIEDFSHGMHRIEVRCQHCNAHLGHVFPDGPQPTGQRYCINSASLSFIDDDSGEKTRG; translated from the coding sequence ATGTCAAAAAAAGATAACCAACCTATTGATATTTCAGAATTAAATGAAATGCAACGTTACGTTACACAGCAAGCAGGTACCGAGCCGCCATTCAGTGGCCAATTATTGCATAACCGTAAAGATGGTGTGTACGAATGTTTATGCTGTGGTTCACCTTTATTTATGTCTGAGACCAAATTTGATGCTGGTTGTGGTTGGCCAAGCTTTTATCAACCCGTCAATGAAGAGGCTATCAAATACATTGAGGATTTCTCGCATGGGATGCATCGTATTGAGGTTCGCTGTCAACACTGTAATGCGCATTTAGGGCATGTATTTCCCGATGGTCCTCAGCCCACCGGTCAGCGTTACTGTATTAATTCAGCATCATTAAGCTTTATTGATGATGATAGTGGTGAAAAGACCCGTGGATAA
- the mipA gene encoding MltA-interacting protein precursor, which yields MSKAIKLTTLAVALSVLSGAAFAGTWSVGGSVLAQSTPYKGIKSRDYVTPVPIVNYDSENFYFHTLAAGYYLWNDTQDQLSLDAFYYPQFFKPKDNDDKAMRELDRRRDTVMTGLTYRHNADWGTLRTNISGDILGISNGIHGEFAYLYGFEGDKWSITPGLGIKWDSKNQNRYEYGISSKESRNSGLKRYNPGSSWTPYVEVTGNYRFDENWTVFAMGRVDRLPSEVKDSPMVNKDVSAIMWTGVTYTF from the coding sequence ATGTCTAAAGCAATTAAATTAACGACACTTGCTGTGGCTTTGAGTGTGTTATCTGGGGCCGCGTTTGCTGGAACTTGGTCTGTTGGTGGTTCAGTATTGGCTCAGTCAACACCTTATAAAGGAATTAAGAGCCGTGATTATGTCACGCCAGTGCCTATTGTTAATTATGACAGTGAGAACTTCTATTTTCATACATTAGCAGCCGGTTATTACCTATGGAATGATACGCAAGACCAATTATCATTAGATGCTTTTTATTACCCGCAATTTTTTAAACCTAAAGACAATGATGATAAAGCCATGCGTGAATTAGACCGCCGCCGTGATACGGTGATGACGGGTCTGACTTATCGTCATAACGCTGATTGGGGTACGCTGAGAACGAATATTTCTGGTGATATCCTAGGTATCAGTAATGGTATTCATGGTGAGTTTGCTTATCTGTATGGTTTTGAGGGTGATAAGTGGTCAATTACCCCAGGTCTTGGTATTAAATGGGATAGCAAGAACCAAAACCGTTATGAATATGGTATTTCTTCAAAAGAATCTCGTAATAGCGGTTTAAAACGTTATAACCCAGGTTCAAGTTGGACACCGTACGTTGAAGTAACAGGAAATTATCGCTTTGATGAAAATTGGACGGTATTTGCAATGGGCCGTGTTGACCGCCTACCAAGTGAAGTGAAAGATAGCCCAATGGTGAATAAAGATGTTTCCGCCATTATGTGGACAGGTGTCACTTACACATTCTAA
- the fdhF gene encoding Formate dehydrogenase H, translating into MKKKIEEYDGPAAGWGAVKAVAEALRGQMKVGHDIIAMFEMNKVDGFDCPGCAWPDPVHTASFDICENGAKAIAWEATSKKTTPEFFSKYTVTELLEWDDFHLEDEGRLTHPMKYNSQTDKYEPIEWEDAFQQIGTRLQSYSDPNTVEFYTSGRTSNEAAFLYQLLAREYGTNNFPDCSNMCHEPTSVGLADSIGVGKATVLLDDFDKADLVICIGHNPGTNHPRMLSSLREVSKRGAKIIAINPLRERGLERFTYPQDVVEMLTLESTPLAGHYYKVRVGGDTALLKGVMKLLIEKHQAAVDAGKEPILDTEFISTHTQGYEALKNDLLTTSWKDILRVSGLPRESIEEIADLYIEAKSTIICYGMGITQHEHGTQNVQQLVNLLLLKGNIGREGAGICPLRGHSNVQGDRTVGITEKPSKSFLDKIEQRFGFKPPSEFGHAAVASMQAISEGKAKALICMGGNLAVAMPDKDACFAGMKKLDLAVHTATKLNRSHLLTAKQTFLLPVLGRSEIDRQSSGVQCVTVEDSMSMVHASKGLLKPCSPYLKSECAIIAGIAKATIPQSKVEWDDFIGNYDLIRDAMEAVLPGFDDYNARIKIPGGFHLTNAASERRWLTQSGKANFIPTEGVIEDPNSAVNSELILATLRSHDQYNTTIYGLNDRYRGVFGQRDVVFISGAEAQKQKLQAGDKVNLIALDREQKPTKRRLDNLTVVIYDMADRSVATYFPEANNLISLDNFDPQCGIPAYKNIPVKLERVIQ; encoded by the coding sequence ATGAAAAAGAAAATTGAAGAGTATGATGGCCCCGCTGCCGGTTGGGGGGCTGTAAAAGCAGTTGCAGAAGCATTACGTGGCCAAATGAAAGTAGGTCATGACATAATTGCGATGTTTGAAATGAATAAGGTAGACGGCTTTGATTGCCCTGGCTGTGCATGGCCTGACCCAGTACATACGGCGTCATTTGATATTTGTGAAAATGGTGCAAAAGCAATTGCTTGGGAAGCCACATCTAAAAAAACAACGCCGGAATTTTTTTCTAAATATACCGTAACAGAGTTACTTGAGTGGGATGACTTTCATTTAGAGGATGAAGGGCGTTTAACTCACCCCATGAAATATAATTCACAAACAGATAAATATGAACCTATCGAATGGGAAGATGCATTTCAACAAATAGGTACGCGTTTACAAAGTTATTCAGACCCAAATACTGTTGAGTTTTATACATCAGGTCGAACTTCAAATGAAGCCGCATTCTTATATCAGCTACTTGCTCGTGAGTATGGCACAAACAATTTCCCTGATTGTTCAAATATGTGCCATGAACCAACGAGTGTTGGTCTTGCTGACTCTATTGGTGTCGGCAAGGCGACAGTATTGCTAGACGATTTTGATAAAGCGGATTTAGTTATTTGTATAGGTCATAACCCTGGGACTAACCACCCGAGGATGTTGAGCTCATTGCGTGAAGTTTCTAAACGTGGCGCTAAAATCATTGCCATAAACCCTTTAAGAGAGCGAGGTCTTGAACGTTTTACCTACCCGCAAGACGTGGTAGAAATGCTAACGTTAGAGTCTACCCCTTTAGCAGGACACTATTATAAAGTTCGTGTTGGTGGAGACACTGCGTTACTTAAAGGTGTGATGAAGTTATTGATTGAAAAACACCAAGCTGCAGTAGATGCAGGAAAAGAGCCTATTCTTGATACTGAATTTATATCAACTCATACACAGGGTTATGAAGCTTTAAAAAATGACTTACTGACAACGAGTTGGAAAGATATTTTAAGGGTTTCTGGCTTACCGCGTGAGTCTATCGAAGAGATTGCGGATCTTTATATTGAGGCAAAAAGTACCATTATTTGTTATGGTATGGGGATCACTCAGCACGAGCATGGTACGCAAAATGTTCAGCAACTCGTTAATTTATTACTACTGAAAGGTAATATTGGTCGGGAAGGTGCGGGGATTTGCCCTTTGCGTGGTCATTCGAATGTTCAAGGTGATAGAACCGTTGGTATTACGGAAAAACCGTCAAAAAGCTTTTTAGACAAAATTGAACAACGATTTGGTTTTAAACCACCAAGCGAATTTGGTCATGCAGCCGTCGCGAGCATGCAAGCCATTTCTGAAGGAAAAGCGAAGGCTTTAATCTGCATGGGCGGAAACTTAGCAGTTGCCATGCCAGATAAAGACGCTTGTTTTGCAGGTATGAAAAAGCTTGATTTAGCGGTGCACACAGCAACTAAACTAAATCGCTCCCATTTATTAACCGCTAAGCAGACATTTTTATTACCTGTATTAGGTCGCAGTGAAATAGACAGGCAAAGCAGTGGTGTGCAATGTGTGACCGTAGAAGACTCAATGTCGATGGTTCACGCTTCAAAAGGTTTACTTAAACCGTGTAGCCCTTATCTTAAATCTGAGTGTGCGATTATTGCAGGAATAGCTAAAGCGACAATACCGCAGAGTAAAGTTGAATGGGATGATTTTATCGGCAATTACGATTTGATTCGTGACGCGATGGAAGCGGTATTACCTGGTTTTGATGATTATAATGCACGCATTAAAATCCCTGGGGGATTCCATCTGACTAATGCGGCTTCTGAGCGTCGTTGGTTAACGCAGTCAGGCAAAGCTAATTTTATACCGACAGAAGGCGTTATTGAAGACCCGAATTCAGCAGTTAACAGTGAACTCATTTTGGCAACATTGCGTAGCCATGACCAATATAATACAACAATTTATGGATTAAATGACCGATATCGCGGTGTGTTTGGGCAACGAGATGTTGTTTTCATCAGTGGTGCAGAAGCCCAAAAACAGAAGTTACAAGCGGGAGATAAAGTGAATCTCATCGCATTAGACCGCGAGCAGAAACCAACAAAACGGCGTTTAGATAACCTCACTGTGGTGATTTATGATATGGCAGACCGTAGTGTTGCCACTTATTTCCCTGAAGCTAATAATTTAATTTCGTTGGATAATTTCGACCCGCAATGTGGTATTCCTGCGTATAAAAATATCCCTGTGAAATTAGAGCGAGTCATTCAATAG
- the dsbB gene encoding Disulfide oxidoreductase — MFRFFNYCSQGRGAWLLMAFIAFMLECAALYFQHVMKLQPCVMCIYERVALLGIMVAGLIGAIAPRNIVIRWVAILIWVYSAWRGLDLAWEHTMLQLYPSPFASCDFFVNFPDWLPLQEWVPAVFDATGDCAVRQWAFLGLDMPQWLIGIFAAYLLVAIIVIISQFFPAKK, encoded by the coding sequence ATGTTCAGATTTTTTAACTACTGTTCGCAAGGAAGAGGCGCTTGGCTACTCATGGCATTTATTGCCTTTATGCTCGAGTGTGCGGCTTTATATTTTCAGCATGTTATGAAACTACAACCCTGTGTTATGTGTATCTATGAACGTGTTGCATTACTTGGCATTATGGTTGCTGGCTTAATTGGAGCGATAGCACCACGGAACATAGTCATACGCTGGGTTGCTATTCTTATTTGGGTTTATTCTGCTTGGCGCGGTTTAGACCTTGCATGGGAGCATACCATGCTACAACTTTACCCTTCACCATTTGCATCATGTGATTTTTTCGTTAATTTCCCTGATTGGTTACCATTACAAGAGTGGGTACCAGCAGTATTCGACGCTACGGGTGACTGTGCCGTTAGGCAGTGGGCATTCTTAGGGCTTGATATGCCACAATGGTTAATTGGTATCTTCGCGGCGTATCTCTTAGTTGCAATCATTGTTATCATCAGCCAGTTCTTCCCAGCCAAAAAATAG
- the nhaB gene encoding Sodium/proton antiporter nhaB, which produces MDFSLKTAFLKNFLGNSPDWYKLAIIIFLIINPIIFYFISPFVAGWLLVVEFIFTLAMALKCYPLQPGGLLAIEAVIIGMTTPAQISHEISNNLEVILLLIFMVAGIYFMKQLLLFVFTKLLINVRSKRILSLAFCMASAFLSAFLDALTVIAVVISVSIGFYSIYHQYASNQPSNTDLQNDGFIKSAEQKQTLEQFRAFLRSLMMHAGIGTALGGVMTMVGEPQNLIIAKHVDWDFITFYIRMAPVTIPVFICGLVVCFVVEKFKLFGYGAELPDSVRQILTEHDKKLTAKRTKKDLAQLVVQGLIGIWLIVALAFHLAEVGLIGLSVIVLTTAFCGITEEHALGKAFEEALPFTALLTVFFSIVAVIIDQQLFTPFIQFVLQSSESSQLSLFYLFNGLLSAVSDNVFVGTVYITEALKAANEGLVSTEQYQLLAVAINTGTNLPSVATPNGQAAFLFLLTSALSPLIRLSYGRMVWMALPYTFVMTIVGLLGVEFWLVPITHWMESIGLITFAQ; this is translated from the coding sequence ATGGATTTTAGTTTAAAAACAGCTTTTTTGAAAAATTTTCTGGGAAACTCGCCTGATTGGTACAAATTAGCAATTATTATATTTTTAATAATTAACCCTATTATTTTCTATTTTATCAGTCCCTTCGTCGCAGGCTGGTTATTAGTTGTTGAATTTATATTCACATTAGCAATGGCTCTCAAATGTTACCCATTGCAACCCGGTGGCCTTCTCGCTATAGAAGCCGTAATTATCGGCATGACCACCCCTGCACAAATTTCACATGAAATTAGCAATAACCTTGAAGTTATCTTGTTACTGATTTTTATGGTAGCTGGTATCTATTTCATGAAACAATTGCTGCTGTTTGTATTCACTAAACTGTTGATAAACGTGCGTTCTAAACGCATTCTTTCCCTTGCTTTTTGTATGGCGAGTGCATTTTTATCTGCATTTTTAGATGCACTGACCGTTATTGCTGTCGTCATTAGTGTTTCAATTGGTTTTTATTCTATCTATCACCAATATGCCTCTAATCAACCTAGCAACACAGACTTGCAAAATGATGGTTTCATTAAAAGTGCAGAACAAAAACAAACCCTCGAACAATTTAGGGCTTTTTTGCGTAGTTTAATGATGCATGCCGGTATTGGTACCGCGCTAGGCGGTGTCATGACTATGGTTGGTGAGCCGCAAAATCTCATCATTGCTAAACATGTTGACTGGGATTTCATTACCTTTTATATCCGCATGGCTCCTGTCACTATACCTGTTTTTATTTGTGGCTTAGTCGTCTGTTTTGTTGTGGAAAAATTCAAGTTATTTGGCTACGGTGCTGAACTTCCAGACTCTGTGCGTCAGATTTTAACTGAGCACGATAAAAAACTGACGGCGAAACGCACCAAAAAAGATCTTGCGCAGTTGGTCGTTCAGGGCTTAATTGGTATTTGGCTCATTGTCGCCCTTGCTTTCCATTTAGCGGAAGTTGGCCTGATTGGCCTATCCGTCATCGTATTGACGACCGCATTTTGTGGTATCACAGAAGAGCATGCGCTGGGAAAAGCCTTTGAGGAAGCATTACCATTTACCGCATTACTTACCGTATTCTTTAGCATTGTTGCTGTTATCATTGACCAACAATTATTCACTCCATTTATTCAGTTTGTGTTGCAATCTTCTGAATCGTCACAATTATCATTGTTCTATCTGTTTAATGGCCTACTTTCTGCCGTGTCAGATAACGTATTCGTAGGGACGGTTTATATTACTGAAGCCTTAAAAGCGGCAAATGAAGGTTTAGTCTCAACGGAACAATATCAATTATTAGCAGTAGCAATTAATACAGGAACTAACCTACCTTCTGTTGCAACACCTAATGGGCAAGCCGCCTTCTTGTTTTTATTAACGTCTGCGTTATCACCTCTGATCCGCTTATCTTACGGCCGTATGGTGTGGATGGCTCTGCCATATACCTTCGTAATGACCATTGTTGGGCTATTAGGGGTTGAATTCTGGCTAGTTCCCATCACACATTGGATGGAAAGCATCGGGTTGATTACGTTCGCACAATAA
- the gapA gene encoding Glyceraldehyde-3-phosphate dehydrogenase A: MTIKVGINGFGRIGRIVFRAAQERSDIEIVAINDLLDAEYMAYMLKYDSTHGRFNGTVEVKDGHLVVNGKKIRVTAEKDPANLKWNEVGVDVVAEATGIFLTDETARKHIQAGAKKVVLTGPSKDDTPMFVMGVNHKAYAGQEIVSNASCTTNCLAPLAKVINDKFGIVEGLMTTVHATTATQKTVDGPSHKDWRGGRGAAQNIIPSSTGAAKAVGKVIPELNGKLTGMSFRVPTPNVSVVDLTVRLEKPATYTQICDAIKEAAAGELKGVLGYTEDDVVSTDFNGEKLTSVFDAKAGIALNDNFVKLVSWYDNETGYSNKVLDLIAHISK, from the coding sequence ATGACTATCAAAGTAGGTATTAATGGTTTTGGTCGTATTGGCCGTATCGTTTTCCGTGCTGCACAAGAGCGTTCTGACATCGAAATCGTTGCTATCAACGACCTGCTCGATGCAGAATACATGGCGTACATGCTGAAATACGACTCAACTCATGGTCGTTTCAACGGTACTGTTGAAGTTAAAGATGGTCACCTAGTTGTAAACGGCAAAAAAATCCGTGTAACAGCAGAAAAAGATCCTGCAAACCTGAAATGGAACGAAGTCGGTGTTGACGTCGTTGCTGAAGCTACAGGTATCTTCTTAACTGATGAAACTGCACGTAAACACATCCAAGCAGGTGCTAAGAAAGTTGTTCTGACTGGCCCTTCTAAAGATGATACTCCTATGTTCGTTATGGGCGTTAACCACAAAGCTTACGCAGGTCAAGAAATCGTTTCTAACGCATCTTGTACAACTAACTGCTTAGCTCCACTGGCTAAAGTTATCAACGACAAATTCGGTATCGTTGAAGGCCTGATGACAACTGTTCACGCAACAACTGCAACACAAAAAACTGTTGATGGCCCTTCACACAAAGACTGGCGTGGTGGTCGTGGTGCTGCTCAAAACATCATCCCATCATCAACGGGTGCGGCTAAAGCAGTAGGTAAAGTTATTCCAGAACTGAATGGCAAACTGACTGGTATGTCTTTCCGTGTACCTACTCCTAACGTTTCTGTAGTTGACTTAACTGTTCGTTTAGAAAAACCAGCAACTTACACTCAAATCTGTGATGCTATCAAAGAAGCAGCAGCAGGCGAGCTGAAAGGCGTTCTGGGTTACACTGAAGATGACGTTGTATCAACTGACTTCAACGGTGAGAAACTGACTTCAGTATTTGATGCTAAAGCTGGTATCGCACTGAACGACAACTTTGTTAAATTAGTTTCTTGGTATGACAACGAAACTGGTTACTCTAACAAAGTATTAGACTTGATCGCTCACATCTCTAAATAA